The Phoenix dactylifera cultivar Barhee BC4 chromosome 15, palm_55x_up_171113_PBpolish2nd_filt_p, whole genome shotgun sequence genome contains a region encoding:
- the LOC103716297 gene encoding 60S ribosomal protein L27a-3-like, with translation MTTRFKKNRKKRGHVSAGHGRIGKHRKHPGGRGNAGGMHHHRILFDKYHPGYFGKVGMRYFHRLRNKFYCPTVNVERLWSLVPDDVKDAAAAAAGSSAPMIDVTQFGYFKVLGKGMMPPSFPVVVKAKLVSKIAEKKIKAAGGAVVLTA, from the coding sequence ATGACGACGCGCTTCAAGAAGAACCGGAAGAAGCGTGGGCACGTGAGCGCCGGCCATGGCCGGATAGGAAAGCACCGGAAGCACCCCGGTGGCCGTGGTAACGCCGGAGGGATGCACCACCACCGGATCCTCTTCGACAAGTACCATCCAGGGTACTTCGGTAAGGTCGGCATGCGCTATTTCCACCGCCTCCGTAACAAGTTCTACTGCCCCACCGTTAACGTCGAACGCCTCTGGTCTCTCGTGCCCGACGACGTCAAggatgccgccgccgccgccgccggaagCTCCGCCCCGATGATCGACGTCACTCAGTTCGGGTACTTCAAGGTGCTCGGCAAGGGGATGATGCCCCCCTCCTTCCCCGTTGTCGTGAAGGCCAAGCTCGTGTCCAAGATCGCCGAGAAGAAGATCAAGGCTGCCGGCGGCGCCGTCGTGCTCACCGCCTGA
- the LOC103716298 gene encoding ORM1-like protein 2, whose product MPKLYAEAAGAAPVLNRNTEWVVYPGVWTTYILLIFFAWIAVLSLLRCSPGVAWTIVNLAHFFVTYHCFHWRKGTPFAEDQGIYNGLTWWEQVDNGKQLTNNRKFLSTVPVILYLIALHTTDYQYPMLFLNTLAVFVLVVAKFPNMHKVRIFGINGDH is encoded by the exons atgCCGAAGCTCTATGCGGAGGCGGCGGGGGCGGCGCCCGTCTTGAACCGGAACACGGAGTGGGTGGTGTACCCAGGCGTGTGGACGACGTACATACTCCTCATCTTCTTCGCCTGGATCGCCGtcctctccctcctccgctGCTCGCCCGGCGTCGCCTGGACCATCGTCAATCTCGCCCACTTCTTC GTGACGTATCACTGCTTTCATTGGAGGAAGGGAACTCCATTTGCTGAAGACCAGGGTATCTATAATGGTTTAACTTGGTGGGAGCAGGTGGACAATGGCAAGCAGCTCACCAACAATAGAAAGTTTTTGTCTACTGTACCAGTGATCCT GTACCTGATTGCCTTACATACGACGGACTACCAGTATCCGATGCTCTTTCTCAATACACTTGCTGTGTTTGTGCTGGTGGTTGCCAAGTTCCCTAACATGCACAAAGTCCGTATCTTTGGAATTAATGGAGATCACTGA
- the LOC103716296 gene encoding 4,5:9,10-diseco-3-hydroxy-5,9,17-trioxoandrosta-1(10),2-diene-4-oate hydrolase — protein sequence MGLSLVSFMESFLRLSFIAAGLRLRTVAIDADTTLRCWISNSLPISSSNSGPDRRRLKPLLVLIHGFGPSATWQWRHQVRPLSRHFDLVIPDLLFFGGSTTRSPHRSEAFQAASLARLLDALRLSKISVVGTSYGGFVAYHLARALGLERVERVVIASSDVLKSAGDDKGLAERAGVENVQDLMLPRTAANLRALIGLAVHRPPRFMPEFVLRDVVRNLYNQNVEEKKELMRAVTLGNRDEFQLTPLPQDVLIIWGEYDRIFPLEKAYEIKKRLGEKARLEIMKDTAHVPQGEDPEKFNEILLNFLLGAPRSAM from the exons ATGGGTTTGAGCCTCGTTTCGTTCATGGAGTCCTTCCTCCGCCTCTCCTTCATCGCCGCCGGGCTCCGCCTCCGCACCGTCGCCATCGACGCCGACACCACCCTCCGCTGCTGGATCTCAAACTCGCTCCCCATCTCTTCTTCCAATTCTGGACCTGACAGGCGTCGCCTCAAGCCCCTGCTCGTCCTCATCCACGGCTTCGGACCCAGCGCTACGTGGCAGTGGCGCCACCAGGTCCGGCCCCTTTCCCGCCACTTCGACCTCGTCATCCCCGACCTCCTCTTCTTCGGCGGCTCCACCACCCGCTCCCCCCACCGCTCCGAGGCCTTCCAGGCCGCCTCCCTCGCCCGCCTCCTCGACGCCCTCCGCCTCTCCAAGATCTCCGTGGTCGGGACCAGCTACGGTGGCTTCGTGGCATACCACCTGGCCCGGGCACTCGGGCTGGAGCGGGTCGAGCGGGTGGTGATCGCCAGCTCCGACGTGCTCAAGTCCGCCGGCGACGATAAGGGCCTGGCGGAGCGGGCCGGCGTGGAGAACGTCCAGGACCTGATGCTCCCCCGGACCGCCGCGAATCTCCGCGCGCTCATCGGCCTCGCCGTCCACCGGCCGCCGCGGTTCATGCCGGAATTCGTTCTCCGCGACGTCGTAAGG AATCTCTACAACCAGAAcgtagaagaaaagaaggaacttATGAGGGCAGTTACTCTCGGTAACAGAGATGAGTTCCAGCTGACTCCTCTCCCTCAG GATGTTCTGATCATATGGGGAGAGTATGATCGTATTTTTCCATTGGAGAAGGCGTACGAGATCAAGAA GCGTTTGGGAGAGAAGGCTAGATTAGAAATTATGAAGGACACAGCCCACGTACCGCAGGGGGAGGACCCAGAAAAGTTCAACGAGATCCTCCTAAACTTCTTACTTGGTGCTCCTAGATCTGCAATGTGA